Proteins encoded within one genomic window of Halorussus salilacus:
- a CDS encoding CARDB domain-containing protein has translation MNRSICLLIAATIVLSGVSTGVFATSSSPDAYLGITEVTVSPDPPEPEEEFTVTAAVENLDNSSSFYDIDRVELRRGDEENFSVHDTTSPPGLIRSGEKRYVRVNGTIDDPGTHSLRLHVYGENEDGERIHVQHETEVRVGAERPQLEIDADEPVAKADSPVNVTLANGLPSDVRNVDVTLETEDASLENSHRTKSTVGSGEEANFEFTANANESGEHRFTATVRYTTENGSTKSITQHATPNFEPLSDQVSLNAESTGDGSQVTATVTNYGDVSVEDIVVRGRSANATLSDAPVDELDPGESETVDLNITEFDADGKIPVEVLADYNAGTTDARVNTSLDITSNPGSIELTGLETELEDGKVHLSGSASNVGLTEANSVIVRVKSADGVEPAHPNKEYFVGEVPESDFVSFDVYARVDDGVSEVPLEVTYLVDGERQTYTEAVEYRTDTVETATSDERDLLLPAAIGGGITLIAGGIMTIAWRNRRGGA, from the coding sequence ATGAACAGATCGATTTGCCTTCTCATCGCCGCGACGATAGTGCTGTCGGGGGTCTCGACCGGCGTATTCGCTACTTCCTCTTCTCCAGACGCGTATCTCGGGATTACTGAGGTGACGGTTTCGCCGGACCCACCCGAACCCGAAGAAGAATTCACGGTGACCGCCGCGGTCGAGAACCTCGACAACAGTTCGAGCTTCTACGATATCGACAGGGTAGAGCTCCGCCGTGGGGACGAGGAGAACTTCTCTGTTCACGACACCACGTCACCGCCCGGTCTGATTCGTTCGGGGGAGAAACGGTACGTTCGCGTGAACGGAACCATCGACGACCCCGGGACCCACTCGCTCCGACTCCACGTCTACGGCGAGAACGAGGACGGTGAGCGGATTCACGTTCAGCACGAAACCGAGGTCCGAGTGGGAGCCGAACGCCCCCAACTCGAAATCGACGCGGACGAACCGGTAGCGAAGGCCGACTCTCCGGTCAACGTCACGCTCGCGAACGGATTGCCCTCGGACGTGCGGAACGTCGACGTGACGCTCGAAACCGAGGACGCCTCCCTCGAGAACTCCCACCGGACAAAATCGACCGTCGGAAGCGGTGAAGAGGCGAATTTCGAGTTCACCGCGAATGCGAACGAGTCGGGCGAACACCGATTCACGGCGACGGTTCGGTACACGACCGAGAACGGCTCGACGAAGTCGATCACGCAACATGCGACCCCGAACTTCGAACCGTTGTCGGACCAGGTCAGCCTCAACGCCGAGTCGACGGGTGACGGTTCGCAGGTAACGGCGACGGTTACGAATTACGGCGACGTCTCCGTCGAGGACATCGTCGTTCGGGGACGCTCGGCGAACGCCACGCTGTCGGACGCCCCGGTCGATGAACTCGACCCGGGTGAGTCCGAGACGGTCGACCTCAACATCACCGAGTTCGACGCCGACGGCAAGATTCCGGTCGAAGTACTCGCAGATTACAACGCGGGGACGACCGATGCTCGCGTGAACACGTCCCTCGACATCACGTCGAACCCCGGGTCGATCGAGTTGACCGGCCTCGAAACCGAACTCGAAGACGGGAAGGTACACCTCTCGGGTAGCGCCAGTAACGTCGGTCTGACCGAAGCCAACAGCGTAATCGTTCGCGTGAAGTCGGCAGACGGCGTCGAGCCCGCTCACCCCAACAAGGAGTACTTCGTCGGAGAGGTCCCGGAAAGCGACTTCGTCTCGTTCGACGTGTATGCACGGGTCGACGACGGGGTCTCTGAGGTACCGCTGGAAGTGACGTATCTCGTGGACGGCGAACGCCAGACGTACACCGAGGCGGTCGAATATCGAACCGACACCGTCGAGACCGCGACCAGTGACGAGCGCGACCTGCTACTTCCGGCCGCTATTGGCGGCGGTATCACGCTCATCGCCGGAGGAATCATGACAATCGCTTGGAGGAATCGCCGTGGCGGTGCTTGA
- a CDS encoding ABC transporter ATP-binding protein — translation MAVLETANVSKRYETGGEVVTALRDVTFGIDSGEFVSIVGPSGSGKTTLLNILGLLDAPTTGVVRIDDEDVTELSDRERTLARKRTIGFVFQNFYLIPTLTAKENVEVPRLFDRDSTLADRATELLERVGLGDRCNHKPNELSGGQKQRVAIARALINRPRVVLADEPTGNLDRDTGRQILREFVDICDNGVAVIAVTHDPLLNEYVDRTVELVDGDLRR, via the coding sequence GTGGCGGTGCTTGAGACGGCGAACGTCTCGAAGCGATACGAGACGGGGGGCGAGGTAGTGACCGCGCTTCGGGACGTGACGTTCGGTATCGATTCGGGCGAGTTCGTCTCCATCGTCGGACCGAGTGGTAGCGGCAAGACGACGCTACTCAACATCTTGGGACTGCTCGACGCGCCGACGACCGGAGTCGTCCGGATCGACGACGAGGACGTGACCGAACTCTCCGACCGCGAACGAACCCTCGCCCGGAAACGCACCATCGGATTCGTGTTCCAGAACTTCTATCTCATCCCGACGTTGACAGCGAAGGAGAACGTCGAGGTTCCACGGCTGTTCGACCGGGACTCGACGCTCGCCGACCGAGCGACCGAACTGCTCGAACGGGTGGGGCTCGGGGACCGATGCAACCACAAACCGAACGAGCTATCTGGCGGACAGAAACAGCGAGTCGCCATCGCGCGGGCGCTCATCAATCGGCCTCGGGTGGTTCTGGCCGACGAACCGACCGGAAACCTCGACAGGGACACGGGGCGCCAAATCCTTCGAGAGTTCGTCGACATCTGTGATAACGGCGTCGCCGTAATCGCCGTCACGCACGACCCGCTGTTGAACGAGTACGTCGACCGGACGGTCGAACTGGTAGACGGAGACCTTCGGAGATGA
- a CDS encoding ABC transporter permease yields MIVDRLARRFPSLLIARRNLSRTKLRSALAALGIIIGVVAIASLGMFGASLRQSATGSLGDIGSEVIVSPAFESGVEELTERDVRRIDRAASRETVVPVKSKQEPVSYGQDERVVTVYGMENPGAVFGTQSGRLPDRFRSGVVVGSDLADDLELRTGNSVEIGGDTYRVVAILEREGGFSPLNPNRAVVLPESEFESDGYSQVVVSAATGSSANETAIAIRETLNDREKTVDVLELASITDQIGSFFDVLNVFLLGIGSISLLVAGVSILNVMLMSTVERRQEIGVLRAVGFRKRDILKILLAEALLLGIAGGVIGVALSVGVGLVINYITIESALAAFRLENLFYLLAAFVFGVTTSVISGLYPAWKAANERPVEALRN; encoded by the coding sequence ATGATCGTCGACCGACTCGCGCGACGGTTCCCGTCTCTGCTCATCGCACGTCGTAACCTCTCGCGGACGAAGTTACGGTCGGCGCTCGCTGCACTCGGGATAATCATCGGAGTAGTCGCAATCGCGTCGCTCGGGATGTTCGGTGCTTCGCTTCGTCAGTCGGCGACCGGTTCACTCGGCGACATCGGGAGCGAAGTCATCGTCTCTCCCGCGTTCGAATCCGGCGTCGAGGAACTCACCGAGCGCGACGTTCGCCGAATAGACCGAGCCGCCAGCCGAGAAACGGTCGTGCCGGTGAAGTCGAAGCAAGAACCCGTCTCATACGGCCAAGACGAGCGGGTGGTGACGGTGTACGGGATGGAGAACCCGGGGGCCGTCTTCGGGACTCAGTCCGGACGGCTCCCGGATAGATTCCGGAGCGGCGTGGTCGTGGGTTCCGACCTGGCCGACGACCTCGAACTGCGCACCGGTAACTCGGTCGAGATCGGTGGGGATACGTACCGAGTCGTGGCCATTCTCGAACGCGAAGGTGGGTTCTCCCCGCTCAACCCGAATCGGGCGGTCGTCCTTCCAGAGAGCGAGTTCGAGTCCGACGGCTACAGCCAGGTCGTCGTCTCCGCCGCCACCGGCTCCTCGGCCAACGAGACCGCAATCGCGATACGGGAAACACTCAACGACCGCGAAAAGACGGTGGACGTTCTCGAACTCGCGAGTATCACCGACCAGATCGGATCGTTCTTCGACGTACTCAACGTGTTCCTGCTGGGAATCGGGTCCATCTCGCTTCTCGTCGCTGGCGTGAGCATTCTCAACGTGATGTTGATGAGTACGGTCGAACGCAGACAGGAGATCGGTGTCCTCCGCGCGGTCGGATTCCGAAAGCGTGACATCCTCAAGATACTGCTGGCCGAGGCGCTGTTGCTCGGAATCGCCGGTGGGGTGATCGGTGTCGCGTTGAGTGTCGGAGTTGGTCTGGTGATCAACTACATCACTATCGAGAGCGCGCTCGCCGCATTCCGGTTGGAGAACCTCTTCTATCTGCTCGCCGCGTTCGTCTTCGGGGTGACGACCAGCGTCATCAGTGGTCTCTATCCCGCCTGGAAGGCCGCGAACGAGCGACCCGTCGAAGCGCTCCGGAACTAA
- the upp gene encoding uracil phosphoribosyltransferase, which produces MTIEDRGDAKLITHALAQDTLSQIRDVETEQVSFRKGLVKLGRICGYEIIDGAMETEYVEIETPLTATTGERVKGLDDVVIINVLRAATPFVEGLLKAFPRAKQGVISAGRDEEAGMDEAGEFPITIDYVKLPEITEDDTVIVADPMLATGSTMCAVLDRITDEQPDPEHLFVLSAVSAPDGLLRVGEQFPEADLLTVSIDDHLDDDGFIVPGLGDAGDRAFRTT; this is translated from the coding sequence ATGACCATCGAAGACCGCGGGGACGCCAAACTCATCACGCACGCGCTGGCACAGGACACGCTCTCGCAGATTCGGGACGTCGAGACCGAGCAGGTCAGCTTCCGGAAGGGACTGGTCAAACTCGGCCGCATCTGTGGCTACGAGATAATCGACGGCGCGATGGAGACCGAGTACGTCGAGATAGAGACGCCGCTGACCGCCACCACCGGCGAGCGCGTCAAGGGACTCGACGACGTGGTCATCATCAATGTCCTCCGGGCCGCGACGCCGTTCGTCGAGGGCCTGCTGAAGGCGTTCCCGCGCGCCAAGCAGGGGGTCATCTCCGCCGGACGCGACGAGGAAGCCGGGATGGACGAGGCGGGCGAGTTCCCCATCACCATCGACTACGTGAAGCTCCCCGAGATAACCGAAGACGACACCGTCATCGTGGCCGACCCGATGCTCGCGACCGGTTCGACCATGTGCGCGGTCCTCGACCGCATCACCGACGAACAGCCCGACCCCGAACACCTGTTCGTCCTCTCGGCGGTCAGCGCGCCCGACGGCCTGCTTCGGGTCGGCGAGCAGTTCCCCGAGGCCGACCTGCTGACGGTGTCCATCGACGACCACCTCGACGACGACGGCTTCATCGTGCCCGGACTGGGCGACGCCGGGGACCGCGCGTTCCGGACGACGTGA
- a CDS encoding universal stress protein, whose product MGGEPSDYRVAVAVGNPDHAEQLVRTAVDVARERNGEVFVVSVVVTPRESPFAMFTDEVIAREFGGDRRAVLDRAVEVASGTGVPVTGQLFVASSVSRGVLHAVSEFDCDCLLVGWQDRARETSVLGANVDRTVRRANCDVLVEKIGALADGVEAVLLPVAESPHAELAGSVARAIAVANDARIDLLRVVGPDEDEGAARGLLAETAERFEGIEVRTAVRVGDDGVADAIVAESSDRDVTVLGSTRSGRLRRRIVGATPQEVGRRAGGTVIIAKKGEGSLVGRLLRP is encoded by the coding sequence ATGGGAGGGGAGCCGAGCGACTACCGGGTCGCGGTCGCGGTCGGCAATCCGGACCACGCCGAACAGCTGGTCCGGACCGCGGTGGACGTGGCCCGCGAACGGAACGGCGAGGTGTTCGTGGTGAGCGTTGTCGTCACCCCCCGAGAGTCGCCGTTCGCGATGTTCACCGACGAGGTCATCGCCCGCGAGTTCGGCGGTGACCGGCGGGCGGTCCTCGACCGCGCGGTCGAGGTCGCCTCGGGAACGGGGGTGCCCGTGACCGGCCAACTGTTCGTCGCCTCGTCGGTGTCTCGGGGCGTCCTCCACGCCGTCTCGGAGTTCGACTGCGACTGCCTGCTCGTGGGCTGGCAGGACCGCGCCCGCGAGACCTCGGTCCTCGGGGCGAACGTCGACCGGACCGTCCGGCGAGCGAACTGCGACGTGCTGGTCGAGAAGATAGGCGCGCTCGCCGACGGCGTCGAGGCGGTGCTGTTGCCGGTGGCAGAGAGCCCCCACGCCGAGCTGGCGGGGTCGGTCGCGCGGGCCATCGCGGTCGCCAACGACGCCCGAATCGACCTCCTCCGGGTCGTCGGGCCGGACGAAGACGAGGGGGCGGCCCGCGGCCTGCTGGCCGAGACCGCCGAGCGCTTCGAGGGCATCGAGGTCCGGACCGCGGTCCGGGTCGGCGACGATGGCGTCGCCGACGCCATCGTCGCCGAGTCGAGCGACCGCGACGTGACCGTCCTCGGGTCGACCCGGAGCGGACGCCTCCGGCGTCGAATCGTCGGCGCGACCCCTCAGGAGGTCGGACGGCGCGCCGGAGGGACGGTCATCATCGCGAAGAAGGGAGAGGGGTCGTTGGTCGGTCGGCTACTGAGACCGTAG
- a CDS encoding DUF7569 family protein, translating into MTDDEAEPCDDCRDPISDALARTIRLTVDRSQIDSQRLCPECFADWIDRYEDEMQPDPGHSVIEDGDTDIIVD; encoded by the coding sequence ATGACCGACGACGAGGCCGAACCGTGCGACGACTGCCGAGACCCCATCTCCGATGCGCTGGCGCGCACGATTCGGCTCACCGTGGACCGCTCGCAGATAGACAGCCAGCGGCTCTGTCCCGAGTGCTTCGCCGACTGGATAGACCGCTACGAGGACGAGATGCAACCCGACCCCGGCCACTCGGTCATCGAGGACGGCGACACCGACATCATCGTGGACTGA
- a CDS encoding S9 family peptidase, translating to METVRAKDYHEIVQVGEPRVSPDGERVAFVRTVPESGEEYEATVYVVPVGGDEPRQFTVSEGVDGQPRWSPSGDRLAFVSTRGADDDRPQLWVMPTDGGEARRVTDVVGGVSDIAWSPDGSRIAFVQQVTGEDREEGRDTDIGGEEYEPEDPDPRVIDRTVYRAGERYFDGRRSHVYVADVEAEEVTRLTDGDRDHSGPEWADETTLYYGVERTGDPDQNIAVDIAEYDLDAGEETETVVQTTAWGATLAATSDGRLAYAHTPEENATLRQTELKVLDRETGEVTTPTASLDRTVGGGMEPQWGPDEEALYFATPDEGDVAVWRAPGDASADPERVVAEGTVSGASVGEDAVAFVRSEWDHPGDVFVSTLRGAETRRLTRVNREYLDERAICQPEEIRFEGGDGREIQGWVLTPPDFEESEEYPLAVEIHGGPHSMWTTSGTMWHEFQLLAARGYVVFWSNPRGSSGYGEEFMAAIGGGEWGQVAYDDIMAGVDEVASREYVDEENMFVTGGSYGGYMTTWVVGHTDRFAGAVSQRGVYELNSFYGSTDAFKLIEWDFDATPWDDHDFLWERSPAAYADRVETPTLLVHSDDDFRVPVNNAEMLYLLYRKNGVETRLVRYPREGHELSRSGEPGHVVDRLERIVRWFDGYSDHHDAPKALERGEEGLSAGEDGK from the coding sequence ATGGAGACTGTGCGTGCAAAAGACTATCACGAAATCGTACAGGTCGGCGAGCCCCGCGTCTCGCCCGACGGCGAGCGGGTGGCGTTCGTCAGGACGGTGCCCGAGAGCGGCGAGGAGTACGAGGCCACGGTGTACGTCGTCCCGGTCGGGGGCGACGAACCGCGCCAGTTCACCGTGAGCGAGGGGGTCGACGGTCAGCCCCGGTGGAGTCCGAGCGGCGACCGACTCGCGTTCGTCAGCACGCGGGGGGCCGACGACGACCGACCCCAGCTGTGGGTGATGCCGACCGACGGCGGGGAGGCCCGGCGGGTGACCGACGTGGTCGGCGGCGTCTCCGACATCGCGTGGTCGCCCGACGGAAGCCGAATCGCGTTCGTCCAGCAGGTCACCGGCGAGGACCGCGAGGAGGGCCGAGACACCGACATCGGCGGCGAGGAGTACGAACCCGAGGACCCGGACCCCCGCGTCATCGACCGGACGGTCTACCGGGCGGGCGAGCGCTACTTCGACGGACGGCGCTCGCACGTCTACGTCGCGGACGTGGAGGCGGAGGAGGTGACGCGGCTCACCGACGGCGACCGCGACCACTCCGGTCCCGAGTGGGCCGACGAGACGACGCTGTACTACGGCGTGGAACGGACCGGCGACCCCGACCAAAACATCGCGGTGGACATCGCGGAGTACGACCTCGACGCGGGCGAGGAGACCGAAACCGTGGTCCAGACGACCGCGTGGGGCGCGACCCTCGCGGCGACCAGCGACGGCCGCCTCGCGTACGCCCACACGCCCGAGGAGAACGCGACGCTCCGCCAGACCGAACTGAAGGTCCTCGACCGCGAGACCGGCGAGGTCACGACTCCGACCGCGTCGCTCGACCGGACGGTCGGCGGTGGGATGGAACCCCAGTGGGGCCCCGACGAGGAGGCGCTCTACTTCGCGACGCCCGACGAGGGCGACGTCGCCGTCTGGCGAGCGCCGGGCGACGCCAGCGCCGACCCCGAGCGCGTAGTCGCCGAGGGGACGGTCTCGGGCGCGTCGGTCGGCGAGGACGCCGTCGCGTTCGTCCGCTCGGAGTGGGACCACCCCGGCGACGTGTTCGTCTCGACGCTCCGGGGTGCGGAGACCCGGCGGCTCACCCGGGTCAACCGCGAGTACCTCGACGAGCGCGCGATTTGCCAGCCCGAGGAGATTCGATTCGAGGGCGGGGACGGACGCGAGATTCAGGGCTGGGTGTTGACGCCGCCGGATTTCGAGGAAAGCGAGGAGTATCCCCTCGCGGTCGAGATACACGGCGGCCCCCACTCGATGTGGACCACCAGCGGGACGATGTGGCACGAGTTCCAGCTTCTGGCCGCTCGGGGCTACGTGGTCTTCTGGTCGAATCCCCGCGGGTCGTCGGGATACGGCGAGGAGTTCATGGCCGCAATCGGCGGCGGCGAGTGGGGGCAAGTCGCCTACGACGACATCATGGCGGGCGTCGACGAGGTGGCGAGCCGCGAGTACGTCGACGAGGAGAACATGTTCGTCACGGGCGGGAGCTACGGCGGCTACATGACGACGTGGGTCGTCGGACACACCGACCGGTTCGCGGGCGCGGTCAGCCAGCGCGGCGTCTACGAACTCAACAGCTTCTACGGTTCCACGGACGCGTTCAAACTGATCGAGTGGGACTTCGACGCCACCCCGTGGGACGACCACGACTTCCTCTGGGAGCGCTCGCCCGCGGCCTACGCCGACCGAGTGGAGACGCCCACGCTGCTCGTCCACAGCGACGACGACTTCCGCGTCCCCGTCAACAACGCCGAGATGCTGTATCTACTCTACCGGAAGAACGGCGTCGAGACGCGACTCGTGCGCTACCCCCGGGAGGGCCACGAGCTCTCCCGGAGCGGCGAACCCGGCCACGTCGTCGACCGCCTCGAACGCATCGTCCGGTGGTTCGACGGCTACTCCGACCACCACGACGCGCCGAAGGCCCTGGAGCGCGGCGAGGAGGGACTGTCGGCGGGCGAGGACGGCAAGTGA
- a CDS encoding TAXI family TRAP transporter solute-binding subunit: MVGETNRRDVLKATGAAGLAGLVGFTGTGLGQDQRLSWHAGGTGGTYFPLSNEFKTVIEEDTDFTIQVQSTGASVENVGSLAQGDADFALIQNDVAFFAYNGTGIEDFEGNAIESLRGVATLYPETIHIVTRPDAEIESIEDLDGATINTGDLGSGTQVNALQILQSVGIEEGDFDEQNTGFSQAADQLRDGDIDAAFVVGGWPLGAIEELATTADISIVEVSGDSRESILDGSEWFAEDTIPGGTYEGIDDDVPTVSVQAMIATREDLDEGTVEQVTQAIFDNLDQLTIKTDFISEDTAYDGMSIPVHPGAEAVFGPLETETETETGTATETATGNETETNETEMPETTTED; the protein is encoded by the coding sequence ATGGTGGGGGAAACCAACAGACGCGACGTACTGAAAGCGACCGGAGCGGCCGGACTCGCTGGACTGGTCGGATTCACCGGGACCGGACTCGGACAGGACCAGCGGCTCTCGTGGCACGCTGGCGGCACCGGCGGGACGTACTTCCCGCTGTCGAACGAGTTCAAGACGGTCATCGAGGAGGACACCGACTTCACGATACAGGTCCAGTCGACCGGCGCGAGCGTCGAGAACGTCGGGAGCCTCGCGCAGGGCGACGCCGACTTCGCGCTCATCCAGAACGACGTGGCCTTCTTCGCGTACAACGGCACGGGCATCGAGGACTTCGAGGGCAACGCCATCGAGAGCCTGCGCGGAGTCGCCACGCTCTATCCCGAGACGATACACATCGTGACGCGCCCCGACGCCGAAATCGAGTCCATCGAGGACCTCGACGGCGCGACCATCAACACGGGCGACCTCGGGAGCGGAACGCAGGTCAACGCGCTCCAGATACTCCAGTCGGTCGGCATCGAGGAGGGCGACTTCGACGAGCAGAACACCGGCTTCTCGCAGGCGGCCGACCAGCTCCGGGACGGCGACATCGACGCCGCGTTCGTCGTCGGCGGGTGGCCCCTCGGTGCCATCGAGGAGCTGGCGACCACCGCCGACATCTCCATCGTCGAGGTGTCGGGCGACTCCCGGGAGTCGATACTCGACGGCTCGGAGTGGTTCGCCGAGGACACGATTCCCGGCGGCACCTACGAGGGAATCGACGATGACGTGCCGACCGTCTCGGTCCAGGCGATGATCGCGACCCGCGAGGACCTCGACGAAGGCACGGTCGAGCAGGTCACGCAGGCCATCTTCGACAACCTCGACCAGCTCACCATCAAGACCGACTTCATCAGCGAGGACACCGCGTACGACGGGATGTCCATCCCGGTCCACCCCGGCGCGGAGGCCGTGTTCGGGCCGCTCGAAACCGAGACCGAGACGGAGACCGGGACCGCGACCGAGACGGCCACCGGAAACGAGACGGAGACGAACGAGACCGAGATGCCCGAGACGACCACCGAAGACTGA
- a CDS encoding DUF1850 domain-containing protein has protein sequence MLVVADAETDEQLLSVPVSDGATVALNYTHSVEKTPVLDVYEVDGTELEMVRMEFESFGAGLPSRADVNRTDEGRYAFDPGGSYESLTVKPGEVAGHELIVADRTCDLVALSDARSVTIRVTDRSATTSEPSN, from the coding sequence CTGCTGGTGGTCGCCGACGCCGAGACCGACGAGCAGCTCCTCTCGGTCCCGGTCTCGGATGGGGCGACGGTCGCGCTGAACTACACCCACAGCGTCGAGAAGACGCCGGTTCTCGACGTGTACGAGGTCGACGGCACCGAACTGGAGATGGTGCGCATGGAGTTCGAGTCGTTCGGCGCGGGGCTGCCGTCGCGGGCCGACGTGAACCGCACCGACGAGGGACGCTACGCCTTCGACCCCGGAGGGAGCTACGAGAGCCTGACGGTCAAACCGGGCGAGGTCGCGGGCCACGAACTGATCGTCGCCGACCGGACCTGCGATCTGGTCGCGCTGTCGGACGCCCGCTCGGTGACCATCCGCGTCACGGACCGGTCGGCCACTACCAGCGAACCATCGAACTGA